A part of Cannabis sativa cultivar Pink pepper isolate KNU-18-1 chromosome 6, ASM2916894v1, whole genome shotgun sequence genomic DNA contains:
- the LOC133039314 gene encoding uncharacterized protein LOC133039314 has product MVASSIVSSLRVLLFGGLSFVDSVICVDGSFLKTRYGGQMLCAVALDAGSHIFPIAFAIVDSENHNSWTYFMRKLKETIGDVENLAFVSDRHQSIVRALDIVFPDAHHGACYHHIIMNVNHKFKTDVFTNHIYTCAYTYSRSEFHREFENIRAMNPAVAKYLEEIGFEKWVRSYFPGVRYNVMTSNWAESFNNTTKDARGFPITAAVAFLRSKVQKWFASRKEKADKWTKPLAPEMEEDLALHFEKGQFLNVDSCGPHTLQVHPGRTVLTGGVVDLQEKSCTCGLFQCMKFPCPHACAASQERSISVYTLCSPYYTTEYWRRTYEVFKHHLQVTKCSNGQNTLRGVNGKLVPSRCKSSI; this is encoded by the coding sequence ATGGTCGCTTCAAGTATTGTTTCTTCTCTCCGGGTCCTTCTATTCGGGGGTTTAAGTTTTGTCGACTCCGTTATATGCGTTGATGGGTCTTTCTTGAAGACTAGGTATGGTGGGCAAATGTTGTGTGCAGTGGCTTTGGATGCAGGGAGTCATATCTTTCCGATAGCTTTTGCTATAGTTGACAGTGAAAACCACAATTCCTGGacctattttatgagaaaattgaaagaaacgattggtgatgttgagaacttagcttttgtttcggataggcatcaaagtattgttcgtgctttggatatcgtgttccctgatgcacaccacggtgcatgctaccaccacattattatgaacgtgaaccacaagttcaagactgacgtcttcacgaatcacatttacacGTGTGCGTACACGTATTCAAGATCAGAGTTTCACAGAGAATTTGAGAACATTCGGGCCATGAATCCAGCGGTTGCAAAATATCTTGAGGAAATCGGATTTGAAAAATGGGTTCGGTCGTACTTTCCAGGGGTACGTTACAATGTAATGACGAGCAACTGGGCTGAGAGCTTCAACAACACaactaaggatgcaagaggcttcccgatcactgctgctgtagcattcctgaggtccaaagtccagaagtggtttgcttcacgaaaagaaaaagctgacaagtggacgaaacccctagcaccagaaatggaggaggacttggcattgcattttgaaaaaggtCAGTTTTTGAACGTTGACTCATGCGGGCCTCACACGTTGCAGGTTCACCCTGGAAGAACAGTTCTCACCGGTGGCGTAGTGGACTTGCAGGAAAAGAGTTGCACTTGCGGCTTGTTCCAGTGCATGAAGTTTCCTTGTCCTCATGCATGTGCTGCATCTCAGGAGCGAAGTATTAGCGTGTACACACTATGCTCGCCATATTACACAACCGAATATTGGAGGAGAACATACGAAGTGTtcaaacatcatttacaggtaactaagtgttcaaatgggcaaaatacattgaggggtgtaaacggtaaattggtcccgtctcgatgtaaatcatctatatag